A DNA window from Daucus carota subsp. sativus chromosome 3, DH1 v3.0, whole genome shotgun sequence contains the following coding sequences:
- the LOC108211290 gene encoding uncharacterized protein LOC108211290 isoform X1 — protein MASTSVLVAQKAYLLPRKGCALALSRTDYILRFYTYDSSLLYMLSCAELSDTEFSFLEKMLQRPAKRLIGSSATKLIANMPWDLKTELLISEDNINLSSRFYFATGAYEAGIATPTMSEATVGAYEAGIATPTMSEAVVDSLAEVI, from the exons ATGGCAAGTACAAGTGTTCTGGTTGCCCAAAAGGCCTACCTGTTACCGAGAAAAGGTTGTGCCCTTGCATTGTCTCGGACTGATTATATTCTTCGCTTTTATACTTATGATAGTAGCCTTCTTTATATGCTTTCATGTGCTGAACTTTCAGATACAGAATTCTCATTCTTGGAGAAGATGCTACAGAGGCCTGCAAAGAGGTTGATTGGATCCAGTGCAACAAAACTCATTGCAAATATGCCATG GGATCTTAAGACGGAGTTGCTTATTTCTGAGGATAATATCAACTTAAGTAGTCGATTCTACTTTGCTACAGGCGCCTATGAGGCTGGGATTGCAACTCCAACTATGTCTGAAGCCACTGTGGGTGCCTATGAGGCTGGGATTGCAACTCCAACTATGTCTGAAGCAGTTGTTGATTCTCTAGCTGAAGTTATCTAG
- the LOC108211290 gene encoding uncharacterized protein LOC108211290 isoform X2 encodes MASTSVLVAQKAYLLPRKDTEFSFLEKMLQRPAKRLIGSSATKLIANMPWDLKTELLISEDNINLSSRFYFATGAYEAGIATPTMSEATVGAYEAGIATPTMSEAVVDSLAEVI; translated from the exons ATGGCAAGTACAAGTGTTCTGGTTGCCCAAAAGGCCTACCTGTTACCGAGAAAAG ATACAGAATTCTCATTCTTGGAGAAGATGCTACAGAGGCCTGCAAAGAGGTTGATTGGATCCAGTGCAACAAAACTCATTGCAAATATGCCATG GGATCTTAAGACGGAGTTGCTTATTTCTGAGGATAATATCAACTTAAGTAGTCGATTCTACTTTGCTACAGGCGCCTATGAGGCTGGGATTGCAACTCCAACTATGTCTGAAGCCACTGTGGGTGCCTATGAGGCTGGGATTGCAACTCCAACTATGTCTGAAGCAGTTGTTGATTCTCTAGCTGAAGTTATCTAG